A segment of the Deltaproteobacteria bacterium genome:
CGGCACGACGAGATCACCACCGGGTCGCCGACGCGCAGCCCCTTCACGCGGCTTCCCACCGCCCAGACCATGCCGGAGCCCTCGGAGCCGCCGATGTGGAAGTCCTCGGGCTCGCCGCGTTTCTGCCGCATCGCGATCACGTCGATCGGCCGCCCGGTCGCGGCCCAGATGTTGTTGTAGTTCACCCCGCAGGCCATCATGTGCACGAGAACTTGGTTCTCCTTGATCTGGGGAACCGGCACCTCTTCGATCACGAAGGCTTTGCTCGGCGGCCCGAAGCGCTCGCGGCGGATCAGCGCCGCGTACATCCGTTCGGGAACCACGCCCAACCGGGGCACCTCGCCGATCTCGTAGATGGACTTTCTCGTCACGCGACTTCCCTTCCATCCCGATCGCCGCGAGGCGATCGAGTTCGAGTCTAGGCTCTCATCGGCGGATGCGCGATCGCGGCTTGACGCCCGGTCACGCCTGGATCTCCGAGACGATCCACGGCGTCTTCCCGTTCGGTGACACGGGAAGCGCGTCGACCTGCACGACCTCGATCTCGACGCCCTCCCCCATCGCGCTCCGAACCGATCGCTCGAGGCGTTCGCGCACCGAGACCTCGATCGTCCGATCGGAGCGGAGCTCGACGCGCAGCCGATCGATCCTCGTCTGCACCACACGGAACTGGTGCACCTGCGGCAGCTCGTCGAAGAGGTGGGTGAAGAACAGCGCGTGGATCACGCTTCCGCCCGGTGAGCGAATCGTGTCGTGCGCGCGTCCGCTCACGGATTCGAGCAGCGGGGAGGGGCGCCCGCAGTCGCAGCGCTTCGCCGACGGCACGACCAGGTCGCCGAGCTCGTATCGCACAAGCGGCGAGACGAGCGAGTTCAGATTGGTGACCAGCAGGCTTGCGGTCTCGCCCGGAAGCGCCGGCCGTCCGTCGCGCAGGAACTCGAAGACCATGTTCTCGTGCGCGAGGTGCAGACCGCGGCTCGGGCATTCGAACGCGATCACGCCCAGCTCGCAGCACCCGTACTCGCAGATCGTCGGACAGCCGAGCACGCGCTCGATCAGCCGCCGCTGCACGGGCGTCATTCCTTCTCCGGTGAAGATCGCGCCCCGCACGCCGAGTCTCGTGCCGTCGAGCCCCTGCCTCTCGAGCCCCTCGCAGAAGCGGAACAGCCCCGACGAGATCGCGCGGATCAGGCGCGGCTGGAAGCGGAGCAGGCGCCGGTAGGCGCGCGCGATCGCCTCGTCGCCGAGCGAGTAGATGTCGATCAGCACGATGTTCTTGATCCGCCACGAGACGCGGCGCCGCAGCGCCACGATCGAGCCCTGGAGCGCTCCCGTCACATCCCGCACTCCGCTCCAGATCATCGCCTCGCGCTCGCCGTAGTCGAAGCCCCACCAGCGCCGGCCGCGCGCGAGGGCGGCGAAGGTGTTCGCCGCGATCGACTGCCGATCGAGCCGGAACGCGAACGGTTCGCCGGTCGCGCCGCTGGTGACCCAGTCGTCCCACGCGCCCGCACCGCGCTCGTCGAGAAAGTCGCCGTAGGATGCGCGCAGCACGCGCTTGTTCACGATCGGCAGCGGCGCGAGATCCGATACGTCCCGCAACCGCGTCGGGTCGAAGCCGATTCGCGCGAACTCGCGGCGCCAGAACGGCACGTTGCGGCCGCAGTGCTCCAGCAGCTCGCGCAGGCGCGTGCGCCGGTACTCCTCGATGGCCTCGGGCGGAGCCGCGTCGAGCCGCTCCAACGTCTCGAGCATCGGGCGGTAGTCCCAGCCGCGCGCTCGTTGGAGCAGATCGACGTAGCTCCTGGCGATTCGTTCGTACATCGTCCGAGTCCCGTGCGCCTCAGCCTTCGACGCCCGACCGCAGGGACGCAAAGAGCTTCGCCAGCTTCTCGGCCTCGCGCCGAGCGTCGTGCGCGACCCGGACTCTCTCGCGCCCCGCGCGGCCCAGCTCCAGCAGCCTGGAGACGGGAAGTTCGAGCGCCTCGCGCAGCGCGGCGACCAGCGCGTCGACGCTTCCCGACGTGACCAGCCAGCCGGTCTCGCCGGTCACGACGAGCTCGGGAATTCCCGCGATCTGCGTCGCGATCGCGGGACGCGCGAGCGCGAACGCCTCCATGATCACCACCGGCAGCCCCTCGCCGAAGCTCGGCAGCACCAGCCCGCGCGAGTCGAGCAGCTCGTCGCGGACCTCCGAGCCCGACTTCCAGCCCAGGAACGAGACGGTTTCCTCGAGCTCGCGCTCTCGGACCATCGCCTCGAAGAGCCCGCGCAGCTCGCCGTCGCCGACCAGCCGCACCTCGAAGCGGCGTCCCTCCGCCACGAGCCGAGCGCACGCCTCGATCAGGATCGCGTGTCCCTTCGAGCGGCCGAGCCGGCCCACGCAGACCATGCGCTTCGCCTCCGGCGGCGCCGCGACCGGCTGCTCGAGGAACTGCTCGTCCACGCCGCAGCGCACGACGTGGATCTTCTTCCAGTGTTCGGGGTGCGACCAGCGACAGGTCTGGCTACGCGCGAAATCCGTGATGGCGGCGACGAAGCTCGCGCGCTCCACCTTCTCGCCCAGGCTGATCCCCTGCGGGCTGTCGAACTCGAGCGGCCCGTGAACGGTGAAGCTGAACGTGAGACCCCCGAACACCGCGGCGATCATCGCGACGGTCGTGGCGTTCGTGCCGAAGTGCGCATGCACGTGCGAGACGCCCTCCCGGCGCAGGATCCGCCACAG
Coding sequences within it:
- a CDS encoding glycosyltransferase family 4 protein — protein: MKVAYLSNQYPLTTHTFIRREIAGLESAGVHVLRLSIRPTREPLPEPADRRELEITHALLGRGLTGLLVDAIAVLLARPRAFFSALRQTWRWGAGSHRGLLRHFGYFAEACALWRILRREGVSHVHAHFGTNATTVAMIAAVFGGLTFSFTVHGPLEFDSPQGISLGEKVERASFVAAITDFARSQTCRWSHPEHWKKIHVVRCGVDEQFLEQPVAAPPEAKRMVCVGRLGRSKGHAILIEACARLVAEGRRFEVRLVGDGELRGLFEAMVRERELEETVSFLGWKSGSEVRDELLDSRGLVLPSFGEGLPVVIMEAFALARPAIATQIAGIPELVVTGETGWLVTSGSVDALVAALREALELPVSRLLELGRAGRERVRVAHDARREAEKLAKLFASLRSGVEG
- a CDS encoding phenylacetate--CoA ligase family protein; the protein is MYERIARSYVDLLQRARGWDYRPMLETLERLDAAPPEAIEEYRRTRLRELLEHCGRNVPFWRREFARIGFDPTRLRDVSDLAPLPIVNKRVLRASYGDFLDERGAGAWDDWVTSGATGEPFAFRLDRQSIAANTFAALARGRRWWGFDYGEREAMIWSGVRDVTGALQGSIVALRRRVSWRIKNIVLIDIYSLGDEAIARAYRRLLRFQPRLIRAISSGLFRFCEGLERQGLDGTRLGVRGAIFTGEGMTPVQRRLIERVLGCPTICEYGCCELGVIAFECPSRGLHLAHENMVFEFLRDGRPALPGETASLLVTNLNSLVSPLVRYELGDLVVPSAKRCDCGRPSPLLESVSGRAHDTIRSPGGSVIHALFFTHLFDELPQVHQFRVVQTRIDRLRVELRSDRTIEVSVRERLERSVRSAMGEGVEIEVVQVDALPVSPNGKTPWIVSEIQA